The Haploplasma axanthum region TTATTTTTTTAATCAAATTAATAATATAAAAGAAAGAGAAAATGAAATTGGTATTTTAAGGTCTTTAGGTGTTAGTCGAAATATTGTGTTTAAGGTTTTTCTATACGAAGCAATTCTCATCATGTCGTTTATAACTATCATTTCATTTATGTTAAGTACTATAGGTGTTGAATATTTAAATGGTTTTATAGCAGGAAAGCTTCAAACATCATACAATTTATTATATATAACTTCTAAACAAGGTTTTATCATGTTATTTTTTATTTTAACAATAATATTGTCTTGTATATATATACCTTTCAAAAGAATAAGTAAAAATGAAATAGTTACGTTAATAAAAAAGGTTGAATAATAATACTGAAGTAACAGGTTTAGAATCTGTTACTTTTTTTAATTGTTATTTTAAAAAATAAGTTAATATGATAAAATATATAGTAACTGGGAGGTTAAACAGTTAATAAAAAAATGAAGCATTTTTATTAATAATTTAAAAGAGAGAAAGAGGAAGCAAAAAATGGATTTATTTACAAAAGCGTACACCTATGATACCGCTAAAAAAGCGAAGCAAGGTGGTTTTTATCCGTATTTTCATGAGTTAAGTAGTAAGCAAGATGTTTTAGTAGAAATGGAAGGACATGAAGTTATCATGATAGGATCTAATAATTATTTAGGTCTTACTACTCATCCTGAAGTAATTAAAGCGTCAATGGAAGCTACGGAAAAATATGGAACAGGTGTTTCAGGATCAAGATTTTTAAATGGAACACTTGACTTACACTTAGAATTAGAAAAGGATTTAGCAAAATTTTTAGGTAAAGAAGATGCGACAATTTTTTCAACAGGATATCAATCAAACTTAGGATTTATTTCAGCAATTGCTGGAAGAAATGATTTAATATTTAGCGATAAAGAAAATCATGCAAGTATTTATGATGGAATAAAACTTAGTTATGCTGAAATGATTAGATATAATCATAATGATATGGATGATTTAGAGAAAAAATTAGCAGCTGCTGATCCTAAAAAAGGGAAATTAATTGTAACTGATGGTGTATTTAGCATGGGTGGAGATCTATGTAAATTACCTGAACTTGTTAAATTAGCTAAAAAATATGGAGCAAGATTAATGGTTGATGATGCCCATGGACTAGGAGTTATGGGAAAAACCGGAAGAGGTACTGCAGAGCATTTTGACTTAATGAATGAAGTTGATATTGTTATGGGGACATTTTCTAAGTCATTAGCAAGTAGTGGTGGATTTATTGCTGGTGAAAAAGATGTTATTGAATATATTAGACATCATTCAAGACCATATATATTTAATGCGGCAATACCGCCATCGAATACTGCAGCTGCTCATGCGGCATTAAAAGTTCTAATGAGAGAACCTGAAAGAGTTGAAAATTTAAGAAAAGTTTCAAATTATGTTAGAGAAGGATTAAAATCTCGTGGATTAAAAATTAGAGAGTCAATAACTCCAATTATTCCGATTTTCACATATACGCCAATTAGAACAATGGTTGCATGCAACACGTTGTTTAAAAACGGTGTTTATGTTAATCCCGTTGTTCCACCTGCAACAGCACATGGTGAATGTTTAATTAGAACTAGTTATATGGCTACACATCCAAAAGAGTTATTGGATAAAGCAATGGATACGATTGTTAAAGTTCTTAATGAATTACCATCAGAAGAGGAAATTCTAAAATGAAAGTTGCAATAGTTACAGGATCATCTTCCGGAATTGGTTATGCACTTTGTAACCTCCTAAGTAAAAAGGGCATAAAGGTATATGGAATATCTAGAACAATTAGCGAAAATGAAAATGTAATAAACATATCTGGAGATGTCACTAAAGCTGATGATATTAAAAAGATTTTTGCAAGTATTTATGAAAAAGAAGGCAGAATAGATTATTTAATTAATAATGCCGGTATGGGAATTTCTGGGAGTGTTGAAGCAACCTCTCTTGAAGATTTTGAGAGTATTTTTAATGTTAATTTAAAAGGAACTTTTATTACTAGTAAAGAAATTCTTCCGTATATGCGAAAGAATAATTCAGGTAAGATAGTTAATATTGGTTCAGTAGCAAGTGAGTTTTCAATTCCTTTTCAAACGTTTTATAGTAGTTCTAAAGCTGCTATAAAAGCATTTAGTGAAGCATTAAATAACGAAGTATCTCCATATGGTATTAGTGTTTGTACTATATTGCCTGGAGATGTAAAAACGAATTTTACGAAATCAAGAAAAACAAATGAAAATGAATTAGAAGCGTATGAAAAAAGAGTCAGTAAATCAATTGGTTTGATGGCTAAAGATGAACAAAACGGTATGGATGTTCAATATGTAAGTAAAGTTATTTATAAGACAATTAATAAAAAGCGAATGCCAATTCAAAAAACAATTGGTTTTAAATATAAAGTTTTTATTTTTTTGAAGAGATTTTTACCTACAAAAGTTGTTAATAAATTGGTTGGGGCAATATACGCTTTTAAAAAAGAAAGATAAGGAATAGAAGTGCATAAACAACATAGTATTTTTTTAAAAGCGATATTATCAGGTATATATATCGCGATTGCAGGAGTTACATATCTAGTTGTCAGTGATATGACTGGAAGTAAATTAATTGGTGCGTTATTATTTAGTTTAGCATTATTAGTTATTTGTAACAGAGGGTATTACTTATATACTGGGAAAATTGGATATTTATTACCTTATAAAAAAGGTGGACTGAAAATGATTGGGCAAACACTTGCTGGAAACTTTGTTGGTATAGTGATTGTTGTTTTAATGATTTTCTTAGCAGGAGTACCAAATATAACTGAATTGGCTAAAGTAGCTGTTGATCATAAACTTGATAATACATGGTATGAAATAATTGGATTATCATTCTTTTGTGGAATATTAATGTATACTGCTGTTGATGGATTTTATAATATCAAAAGTGATTTTGGTAAAAATATAATTGTTATTTTATCAGTTGTTGTGTTCATAGTTGCAGGATTTGAGCATTGTATTGCCAATATAGCGTATTTTATGTTAGCAAAAACAATTAGTTTAAAAGTTGTGCTATACTTTATTTTGATGGTAATTGGTAATGCAATGGGTGCAATATTGATTAATTTACTACACGAAAGAATAAAAAAAGAAAGTAGTGAAGCAGTAAATTAAATAGAAGGTAGGGGAAAAGTATTATGAAATATTTACTTTTATATAATCCAGTAAGTGGTAAGGGAAAATTCTATAAGAAGATACCATATATTAAGGATTATTTTAAGAATAAAGGTTTAGAACTTGATATATATAGTTCCAAATCACCGAAAGATTTAGAAGATAAGGCAACAATGTTTTCTAGCAAGTACGATGTATTTTTAGTATCAGGTGGTGATGGAACTATTAATGAAGTTGTTAATGGATTAATGCGAGTTAATAAAAGGCCGTCACTTGCTGTATTACCAAGTGGTACAGCAAATGATGTTGCTGCAATATTAGGTATAAGTAAAAAGATAAAGAAAACATTAGATATTATTACTACAACAAAACCTGTGGGCATGGATGTTAATTTACTTAATGATCGATATTTTTTATATACAACTGCCGCTGGAATTTTAACAAAAATTAGTTATGACATCCCAAGAAGTAAAGTTAAGAAGTTTGGTTATTTTGCGTATCTATCTGAAGGTGCAAAAGATATTATGAAAAACTATCGAATGAAGATGAATGTTGTTCATGATGAAGGCGAAATTAGTGGTGAATTTATGCTTGTTTTAGGATTAAGTTCTAGAAGAGTAGGTGGATTTTTCCTTAAGAATTTCTCAAGGCCTAAATTAGATGATGGAAAATTTGAACTTAGACTTATTAGATCTAGAAAATTTTTCAAACTAACAAAACTTGCAAGTTTCTTCCTATTTGGTGGTAAAAAAGGAAAACGTGACGTACAACTTGAATCAAGTTATTATAAAATATCAACATCATCTGATATAGTTTGGAATACTGATGGAGAAAAAGCTTGTATCGGTGAAGTTGAGATTACAGTGATGAAAAAACAAATAAATGTTTATGTTAGTAAAAAATCTAAAAAGAAATTTTTTAGTATAAATGATTGACAAATAATCTTTTAAAATGTTATAATAAGAACGTTGTGAAAATGACGTACATTTAATAAATATGTTGGTAATTGAATTACCAATTTATTTTTGGAAAGAAAATGAAACACATGGGTGTGTGTTTGGAAAGGAGAAACCAAAATGCCAACGATATCACAATTGATTAAAAATGGTAGAGAAGATAAAATTGATAAATCAAAATCACCAGCACTAGGATACGGTTATAACAGTATTCAAAAAAAGAGAAGTGACTATACATCACCTCAAAAACGTGGGGTTTGTACTCGTGTTACAACAATGACACCAAGGAAACCAAACTCAGCTTTACGTAAATATGCTCGTGTTAGATTATCAAATGGAACTGAAGTTACAGCTTATATCCCAGGAATTGGACATTCACTACAAGAACATAGTGTTGTATTAATTCGTGGAGGTAGAGTAAAAGACTTACCAGGGGTTAGATACCATATAGTTCGTGGAACATTAGATGCAGCTGGGGTTGCAAACCGTAAACAAGCTCGTTCTAAATATGGTGCTAAAAGAGCTAAGAAAAAATAATTAAAATAAAAATATAAGAAATTTAAAAATCTATGAAAGAAGGTGAACTAAATGCCTCGTAAAGGACATATCGCTAAACGTGATGTACTTCCTGATCCAATCTATGATTCAAAATTAGTTACTAAAGCAATTAATCAAATTATGTTAGATGGTAAAAAAGGTACAGCACAATCAATTTTATATGGTGCATTTACAAGAGTCCAAGAAACAACTGGACGTGATGCAATAGAAGTATTTAACGAAGCTATAAACAATATAATGCCTGTTCTTGAAACAAGAGCACGTCGTATTGGTGGACAAAACTACCAAGTACCAGTCGAAGTAAGAAGTGACAGACGTCAAACTTTAGGGTTAAGATGGTTAATCAAATACTCAAGACTTCGTCATGAAAAAACAATGGAAGAAAAATTAGCAAAAGAGATTATTGATGCATCACAAGGTGTAGGAGCATCAGTTAAAAAACGTGAAGATACCCACAAAATGGCAGAAGCTAATAAAGCATTTGCACATTACCGTTGGTAATCTGTTAGAAGGAGAAATGAAATATGCCACGTAGTATATCTTTAGAGAAAACTCGTAATATTGGGATTATGGCCCATATTGATGCGGGTAAAACAACAACTACAGAAAGAATCTTATACCATACAGGTAAAATCCACAAAATAGGGGAAACACATGATGGTGGTGCTCAAATGGACTGGATGGAACAAGAACAAGAACGAGGCATTACTATTACTTCAGCTGCTACAACCGCTTTTTGGCGTGATCATCGATTTAATATTATTGACACCCCAGGACACGTAGACTTTACTGTTGAAGTATCAAGATCATTACGTGTACTTGACGGTGCTGTTACAGTTCTAGATGCTCAAGCAGGTGTTGAGCCTCAAACTGAAACTGTATGGCGTCAAGCTACAGAGTATAAAGTTCCAAGAGTTGTTTTTGTTAATAAAATGGACAAAATCGGTGCTGATTTTGAACATGCAATCGGAACAATTCACAATCGTTTAGGCGCTAAAGCTAATGCAATTCAATTGCCAATTGGTGCTGAAAATGATTTTGATGGAATTATTGATCTAGTTGAAATGAAAGCTTATCATTTCGATGGTAATCCAGAAGAAACTTATAATGAAATTGAAATTCCAAGTCATTTAGTTGAAAAAGCTAACAAGATGCGAGTTGAACTTGTTGAAAGTGTAGCTGACTTTGATGAAGAATTAATGATGAGTTATTTAGAAGGTGAAATGCCTTCTGCTGAAAGATTAAAACAAGCAATTAGAAAAGCTACATTAACTGTTGAATTTTTCCCAGTATTATGTGGTTCAGCATTTAAAAACAAAGGTGTTAAATTTGTTCTTGATGCTGCAATTAACTACTTGCCTTCACCACTTGATATTCCACCAGTAGTTGGACACGACTCTGAAGGAAATGAAATAGTGAGAATTACATCTGATGATGAAGAATTTACTGCATTAGCATTTAAAGTTATGACTGACCCTTATGTTGGTAGATTAACATTCTTTAGAGTTTATGCTGGTACAGTTAAAGCTGGATCATATGTAAATAATGCAACAAAAGGTAAGAGAGAAAGATTTGGACGTATTCTACAAATGCACGCGAACACTCGTACTGAAATTGATGAAGTATTCGCTGGAGATATTGCTGCAGTTGTTGGATTGAAAGATACTACAACTGGAGATACATTAACTGATGAAAAAGATGATATTATCTTAGAATCAATGAATTTCCCTGAACCAGTTATTAACGTTGCTATCGAACCTAAAACAAAACAAGACCAAGACAGAATGGGGATTGCTTTATCTAAATTAGCTGAGGAAGATCCAACATTTAGAACTTATTCTGATAAAGAAACTGGTCAAACAATTATCGCTGGTATGGGTGAGTTACACTTAGATATTATTGTTGATAGAATGAGACGTGAATTTAAAGTTGAAGCAAATGTTTCAGCACCTCAAGTATCATATCGTGAAACAATCAGCAAAACTGCTGAAATTGAAGGTAAATTCGTTCGTCAATCAGGTGGACGTGGACAATACGGCCACGTTTGGATTAAGTTTGAACCAAATCCAGGTAAAGGCTTTGAATTTGTTGACAAAATTGTTGGTGGGGTTGTTCCAAGAGAATATATTCCAGCAGTAGGTAAAGGACTTGATGAAGCGTTAGAACAAGGTATTGTTGCAGGATATCCTGTAATTGATATTAAGGCTACATTATTTGATGGTTCATACCATGATGTCGATTCATCTGAAATGGCATTTAAAATTGCTGCATCAATGGCGTTAAAAGAAACTAAAAATGTTGGTGGTCCTGTAATCTTAGAACCAATCATGGACGTTGAAGTAGTAACTCCAAATGACTATGTTGGTAACGTGATTGGAGACTTAACTGCTCGTCGTGGTCGTTTAAGTAGCCAAGAAGGTAGAGGGAACGCTGTTGCTATTAGAGCTACTGTGCCTTTATCAGAAATGTTTGGATATGCAACTGCATTACGTTCAAATACACAAGGACGTGCTACATCAGGAATGCAATTCTCACATTATGAACCAACACCTAAATCAATCGCTGAAGAAATCATAAAAAAACGTAGCGGTAATTAATTGTTGCAAAATAAGACAATATATTATAAAATAATAGATGGACATATATAATAAAAATAAAAACCTAAAATAGGAGGAAAATAAAAATGGCAAAACAAAAATTTGAAAGAACTAAACCACATGTTAACGTTGGAACAATTGGCCACGTTGACCACGGTAAAACAACTTTAACAGCTGCAATCACATCAGTATTATCTGAAAAAGGATATGCACAAAAACAAGATTATGCTGCAATCGATAAAGCACCAGAAGAAAGAGAACGTGGTATTACTATTAATACTTCACACGTTGAATATGAAACAGATAAACGCCACTACGCTCACGTAGACTGCCCAGGACATGCTGACTATGTTAAAAACATGATCACAGGTGCTGCACAAATGGATGGTGGTATCTTAGTAGTTTCTGCTGCAGACGGCCCTATGCCTCAAACAAGAGAACACATCTTACTTGCTCGTCAAGTTGGGGTACCTAAATTAGTTGTATTCTTAAACAAATGTGACTTAGTTGATGATGAAGAATTATTAGACTTAGTTGAAATGGAAGTTCGTGAATTATTAAGCGAATATGATTTCCCAGGCGATGACATTCCTGTTATCCGTGGATCAGCTTTCCAAGCTTTACAAGGTGACGCTAAATGGACTGGAAAAATCTTAGAATTAATGGATGCTGTTGACTCATATATCGATAACCCAGTTAGAGATACTGACAAACCATTCTTAATGCCAGTTGAAGACGTGTTTACAATTACAGGACGTGGAACAGTTGCTACTGGACGTGTTGAACGTGGACAAGTTAAAGTTGGTGATGCTGTTGATATCATCGGTATTAAAGATACTAAAGGAACAACAGTTACAGGTGTTGAAATGTTTAGAAAATTATTAGACTATGCAGAAGCTGGAGACAACATTGGAGCATTATTACGTGGTGTTTCTCGTGATGACGTTGAACGTGGACAAGTATTAGCTAAACCTAAAACAGTTAACCCACATACTAATTTCGAAGCACAAGTTTACGTATTATCAAAAGAAGAAGGTGGACGTCATACTGCATTCTTCTCAAACTATCGTCCTCAATTCTATTTCAGAACTACTGACGTTACAGGTGTTGTAACTTTACCAGAAGGAACTGAAATGGTTATGCCAGGAGACAATACTGTATTAAACGTAGAATTAATTCACCCAATCGCAATCGAAGAAGGAACTAAGTTCTCAATTCGTGAAGGTGGACGTACAGTTGGTGCAGGTTCAGTTGTTAAGATTTTAAAATAATTAATAAATAATTATAAATTTAGATGCCTAAGAAATTAGGCATTTATTTTTTTAGGCTTTATTAACCAAAAAAACAATAAAAAAGGGTATAATAAATATAATAATTATTAATATGGAAGTGATTGTATGATAGATACACATGCTCATCTGAATGTTTCGGAGTATAATGATGATGTTAATGATGTAGTTAAAAGAGCAAAAGAGAATCAAGTTAAAAAAATTATCGTTGTTGGAATGGATCATGAAACAAGTTTAAAAGCGATTGAACTTTCTACAAAATATCAAGAATTATACGCAACTGTAGGAATTCATCCGGGTTATGTTAATGATTCTGATCATATGAAGCTAAATGGGCTTTATAATAATAAAAAAGTTATTGCTGTTGGTGAAATTGGTCTAGATTATTATTGGACTGATGACAATAGAGAATTACAAGAAAAGATTTTTGAAGAACAAATTCAAAAAGCAATTTTATTAAATCTTCCTGTTATTATTCATACAAGAAATTCATTTAATGAAGCATATGAAATAGTTAAAAAATATCAAGGCAAAGTAAGAGGCGTTTTTCATTGCTTTAGTAGTAATTATATTGATGCCTTAAAAGCGATTGAATTAGGATTCTTCATAGGTGTAGATGGGCCTATAACATTTAAAAATAACCAAATGTTAGTTGAAATTGTTCAAAATATTCCGTTAGAAAATCTGTTGATAGAGACAGATAGTCCATATTTAACACCAATTCCTTTTAGAGGTAAGCGAAATGAACCTGCAAATGTTTATTATGTTGCGCAAAAAATTGCTGAAATAAAAAATATAAGTTTTGATGAAGTAAAAAAAGTAACAACAAATAATGCAGTTAAACTATTTAATTTGAGAGGTGACAAATAATGAAAAAGAAAATATTTATAGTTATAAGTATACTACTTTTAGTAATAACTTTGGTATCTTGTAAAAGTTTATTAGGGGGTAATACTGCTAAATATTCTAGTAATGATGATTATGAGAAACTAGTTATTAATAACGCGGATAAAATTAATTCTACAACAGTTTCTTTAATAAACTCTGATAATGAAAATTCTGCAATTGGATCGGCAGTTGTTTATAAAAAAGATAAAGGATTAACAAAAGATACTTTTTATGCTATTACATCAGCAAATATAATTATTGAAAACGGAAAAAAATTACGTGTCTTAACTTCAAGAGCCTCAACATCTGAGGTTGTAACTAGTTATACATATAACGAAGAATATGGAATTGGTCTAATTGAATTTAAATCTAATTTCAAATTAAATGTTGCTGAGATTAGTGATGCATCAAAACTATCAAAAGTTGAGATTGGCCAAACGATAACTTCAATTGGAACAACAGCAAACCTAGATAACTTTAATACATTTAAAACAGGGATTGTAACTAATCTAGTTTCATACAATAATCTTCAAGATTATGCATTTACTCATGATGCTGCTAATAATGCTGGAGAATTAGGATCAGGTGTTTTTAACTTAGAAGGTAAGTTGATTGGTATAAATATTGAAAAGAAATATTATAAAACTAAACTTCTAAATGGTACATATAATGTTTTAGGACTTAATACAGCTGTTAAGATTGATCGAATTGCAAATTCATTAGATAGTTTAAAAATTGATGAACAATCTGTTGAATTACCAAATAGCTTCTTTGAATCAAATAATAATGAGTATAAAGAAACAAATTATAGTTCATATGAAAAAGCAATAATTGAAGTTAATAAAAAAGTAAGTCCTAGTATTGCAACAATTGTCCAAGGTGTGGAATATGCTACTGGACTAGTATACAAAAAAAATAATAATACATACTCTATTTTGACTAAAAAGTTTGAATCAACAATTGGTATGATAATAAGTGTTAATGGAAAAGAGTATAGCAATCTTAACCTTATTAATATTAATGATAAAATATCTGTTATTGAATTAAATACTGCTGATGATATTTTAGTTTATAATAGTACAGTAATTAATTCTAGCAAAGGGATAGAACTTGTTAACGGTCAAAAGATTCTAACTGTTGGAACAATTGATTCAAGATATGTAAATAGTTTGAATCAAGGAACTTTGTCTAAAAATGATTTTACAAATCAAATATTTATGCATGATGGTAAATTTAATTTAGGACAAGAAGGTGCTCCAATCTTTAACTTAAATGGTGAATTATTAGGGATTAATCTATACAAAGAAAATACCGTGACAACATCTGAAGGAGAAATAGTTGCTGAAGGATTAGGTTATGCATACAATATTAATTATTTGGTTCCTGAATTATTAAATCTTGAGAATGAGTTAGAAATTACAAATCTTTATCAATCAAATGTTGATTATGAAAAGAAAATAATTGATGTTGTTAATAAGGCATATGATTCAACAGTTACTGTTTCAACTGAAACAGGACATGGTTCTGGAATAATCTTTAAGAAAGAAGTAGTAAATAACGTTAATAGATATTACGTTTTAACGAACGAACATGTTGTTGAGAAAGCAAAAAATATTTCAATATCTTTCAATGGTAAAAACAACTATATTACTGCCCTTGATTATCAAACAACTACATTATATGATATGTCTATTGTAAGATTTGAATCAGTAAATGATTATCAAGTTTATAACTCGAAAGTTATTAATAATGATGAAAATATTGGATATTCTATAGGTCAAACTGCGATTGCTATTGGTACACCAATGAGTGATTCATTAAATGGTTATGTAACAGTTGGTAGTTTATCGACAACTGAAAAACAGTATAGAACAGTATCTAAACTTGGACTTATTCAAGATGTTGCTATTAATCCTGGTAATAGTGGTGGTCCATTATTTAACCTTAATGGCGAGTTGATGGGATTAAATGTTTCGAAATTATTAACATATGATACTTCTAAAGGAAGATTGTTTGCTGAGAGAGTTGGGACAAGTCTAAATATAAATGTTTTAAAAACACAAGTGAATTATAGTACATATTTAACAATGACTAAAACTCCAAAACTTGGTGTAAAAATTAGTCAAGTAGAAACATTAATTACTAATAAAACATTAAGTGAAGATGAAATGAATAAAATAGCTAGACATACTGATGGATTAGTTGTTGTTGGAACTGATGAGGCACGTGGATCATATAATCAATTACTTGAATATGATTTAATTATTGCTGCTGAAGGTAGAACTGTTAGAACACAAAATGATCTTGTAAATATTGTTTCAAATATGGTTTTTGGTCAAGAATATAGTGTGAAAGTATTAAGAAATGTTAATAACAAAACTCAAGAAATTACTGTCAAGGTCGTTATAAAATAATGATTCAAATAATTGAAAGTTTGAAAGAAAAACATTTGAAGATTGCTTTTGCTGAAAGTATGACTGGTGGATATTTAAGCGAATGTATTACTAGACATAATGGAGCAAGTCGTATCTTTAGTGGATCAATTGTTGCTTATACAAAAGATATGAAAATAAATATCTTAAAAGTAAAATCAAAAACTATTGATGAAAAAACAGTTATAAGTAATGAAGTTGCTACAGAAATGGTTT contains the following coding sequences:
- a CDS encoding trypsin-like peptidase domain-containing protein, which translates into the protein MKKKIFIVISILLLVITLVSCKSLLGGNTAKYSSNDDYEKLVINNADKINSTTVSLINSDNENSAIGSAVVYKKDKGLTKDTFYAITSANIIIENGKKLRVLTSRASTSEVVTSYTYNEEYGIGLIEFKSNFKLNVAEISDASKLSKVEIGQTITSIGTTANLDNFNTFKTGIVTNLVSYNNLQDYAFTHDAANNAGELGSGVFNLEGKLIGINIEKKYYKTKLLNGTYNVLGLNTAVKIDRIANSLDSLKIDEQSVELPNSFFESNNNEYKETNYSSYEKAIIEVNKKVSPSIATIVQGVEYATGLVYKKNNNTYSILTKKFESTIGMIISVNGKEYSNLNLININDKISVIELNTADDILVYNSTVINSSKGIELVNGQKILTVGTIDSRYVNSLNQGTLSKNDFTNQIFMHDGKFNLGQEGAPIFNLNGELLGINLYKENTVTTSEGEIVAEGLGYAYNINYLVPELLNLENELEITNLYQSNVDYEKKIIDVVNKAYDSTVTVSTETGHGSGIIFKKEVVNNVNRYYVLTNEHVVEKAKNISISFNGKNNYITALDYQTTTLYDMSIVRFESVNDYQVYNSKVINNDENIGYSIGQTAIAIGTPMSDSLNGYVTVGSLSTTEKQYRTVSKLGLIQDVAINPGNSGGPLFNLNGELMGLNVSKLLTYDTSKGRLFAERVGTSLNINVLKTQVNYSTYLTMTKTPKLGVKISQVETLITNKTLSEDEMNKIARHTDGLVVVGTDEARGSYNQLLEYDLIIAAEGRTVRTQNDLVNIVSNMVFGQEYSVKVLRNVNNKTQEITVKVVIK
- a CDS encoding CinA family protein — its product is MIQIIESLKEKHLKIAFAESMTGGYLSECITRHNGASRIFSGSIVAYTKDMKINILKVKSKTIDEKTVISNEVATEMVLGLKKLIEADIYISVTGNAGPTYDIGTNKFECYIGYLFLDEFKIIHHIFENNDRLANIKKVEKLIEEEIKKSLSIL